From the Roseateles sp. XES5 genome, one window contains:
- the bhcR gene encoding HTH-type transcriptional regulator BhcR, which produces MAEHQEKTRGRPGRKAGENAAPSSVQVLDRSLKLLDLVARADGAALTDLADQSGMAPSTVHRLLTSLAQHGMVAHDGETGAWTIGVKAFEIGTAYLRFRKLGTISRPFLKQLMEGCGETANIAIEDDGDVVFISQVESHAPMRAFFRPGRRGPIHASGIGKAILSTWPEARIAALLSGRTLQHFTDKTRDSLPALLSDLEAIRRRGWSIDDEEHTLGMRCVAAPIFDEYGEAVAGISVSGPAVRLPDAKVDALGPVVRAAAEGVTKAMGGRLNGK; this is translated from the coding sequence ATGGCGGAGCATCAGGAAAAGACGAGAGGCCGGCCGGGACGCAAGGCGGGCGAGAACGCGGCGCCCTCCTCGGTGCAGGTTCTGGACAGGAGCCTGAAGCTATTGGATCTGGTGGCACGGGCCGACGGCGCGGCGCTGACCGACCTTGCCGACCAGTCCGGCATGGCGCCATCCACGGTGCACCGACTGCTCACCTCGCTCGCCCAGCACGGCATGGTGGCCCATGACGGGGAGACCGGCGCCTGGACCATCGGCGTGAAGGCCTTCGAGATCGGCACGGCCTATCTTCGCTTCCGCAAGCTCGGCACGATCAGCCGCCCCTTCCTCAAGCAATTGATGGAAGGCTGCGGCGAGACCGCCAATATCGCCATCGAGGACGATGGCGACGTGGTGTTCATCTCGCAGGTGGAAAGCCATGCGCCGATGCGCGCCTTCTTCCGCCCCGGCCGGCGCGGGCCGATCCATGCCTCCGGCATCGGCAAGGCGATCCTGTCGACCTGGCCGGAGGCGCGCATTGCCGCGCTGCTTTCCGGCCGCACGCTGCAGCATTTCACCGACAAGACGCGCGACAGCCTGCCGGCGCTGCTTTCCGACCTGGAAGCGATCCGCCGCCGCGGCTGGTCGATCGACGATGAGGAACATACGCTCGGCATGCGCTGCGTGGCCGCGCCGATCTTCGACGAATACGGCGAAGCCGTTGCCGGCATTTCGGTATCCGGCCCGGCGGTGCGCCTGCCCGACGCCAAGGTGGATGCGCTCGGACCTGTGGTCCGGGCCGCCGCGGAAGGCGTCACCAAGGCAATGGGCGGCCGGCTGAACGGCAAATAA
- the hyi gene encoding hydroxypyruvate isomerase: MPKFAANLTMLFNEAPFMERFALAAKAGFEGVEYLFPYDFDKEAIRAELDKHGLTQVLHNLPAGNWAGGERGIAVLPDRVDEFREGVAKAIDYATTLGCKQINCLSGIAPAGVSDSVLRSTFVANLKLAASELGKHSIKLLIEPINHFDIPGFYLNTPDQAASIIAEVGSNNLYIQYDLYHQQRTEGELIGTFKKHQGQITHVQLADNPGRNEPGTGEIAYPFVFKTLDALGYDGWIGCEYKPRTTTEEGLGWLAEVGR; this comes from the coding sequence ATGCCGAAATTTGCGGCCAACCTGACCATGCTCTTCAACGAAGCGCCCTTCATGGAGCGCTTCGCCCTGGCCGCGAAGGCCGGCTTCGAGGGCGTCGAGTATCTCTTCCCCTACGATTTCGACAAGGAAGCGATCCGCGCCGAACTCGACAAGCACGGCCTGACCCAGGTCCTGCACAACCTGCCGGCCGGCAACTGGGCTGGCGGCGAGCGCGGCATCGCGGTCCTGCCGGATCGTGTGGACGAGTTCCGCGAAGGCGTCGCCAAGGCCATCGACTATGCGACGACGCTCGGCTGCAAGCAGATCAACTGCCTGTCGGGCATCGCACCGGCCGGCGTGTCCGACAGCGTGCTGCGCTCCACCTTCGTTGCGAACCTCAAGCTCGCGGCAAGCGAACTCGGCAAGCACAGCATCAAGCTGCTGATCGAGCCGATCAACCACTTCGACATCCCGGGCTTCTATCTGAACACCCCGGACCAGGCGGCCTCGATCATCGCGGAAGTCGGCTCCAACAACCTCTACATCCAGTACGACCTCTACCATCAGCAGCGCACCGAAGGCGAACTGATCGGCACCTTCAAGAAGCACCAGGGGCAGATCACCCACGTGCAGCTTGCCGACAATCCGGGCCGCAACGAGCCGGGCACCGGCGAGATCGCCTATCCCTTCGTGTTCAAGACGCTCGATGCGCTTGGCTACGACGGCTGGATCGGCTGCGAATACAAGCCGCGCACGACCACCGAGGAAGGCCTCGGCTGGCTCGCTGAAGTCGGCCGCTGA
- the gcl gene encoding glyoxylate carboligase, producing the protein MAKMRAVDAAVLVLEKEGIDCAFGVPGAAINPFYSALRARGSVRHVLARHVEGASHMAEGYTRASAGNIGVCIGTSGPAGTDMITGLYSASADSIPILCITGQAPRARLDKEDFQAVDIAKIAAPVAKWAVTVMEPGLVPYVFQKAFHTMRSGRPGPVLVDLPIDVQLAEIEFDIDAYEPLEPYKPAATRAQAEKALTMLNAAERPLLVAGGGIINANASDLLVEFAETVGVPVIPTLMGWGTIPDDHPLMAGMCGLQTSHRYGNATLLASDFVFGIGNRWANRHTGNIPTYTEGRTFVHVDIEPTQIGRVFTPDFGIVSDAGAALKVFIEVAKEWKAAGKLRDWSVWGDECRERKRTMLRKTHFNQMPLKPQRVYEEMNKAFDRDTCYVSTIGLSQIAGAQFLHVYKPRNWINCGQAGPLGWTLPAALGVRAADPDRPIVALSGDYDFQFMIEELAVGAQHKLPYLHVVVNNSYLGLIRQAQRGFNMDFEVSLAFDNINANGDSEAGYGVDHVAVAEGLGCKAIRVRSANEFQEAFNTAQKLMKEHQVPVVIEFILERVTNIAMGADINAVVEFEELAERGEDAPTATLAALLD; encoded by the coding sequence ATGGCTAAAATGCGTGCTGTCGATGCAGCGGTCCTGGTTCTGGAAAAGGAAGGCATCGATTGTGCCTTCGGTGTCCCGGGCGCAGCGATCAACCCTTTCTATTCGGCGCTGAGAGCGCGCGGCTCGGTTCGCCACGTCCTGGCCCGCCACGTCGAAGGCGCAAGCCACATGGCTGAAGGCTACACCCGTGCGAGCGCCGGCAATATCGGCGTCTGCATTGGCACGTCCGGCCCCGCCGGCACCGACATGATCACCGGCCTCTACTCGGCCTCTGCCGACTCGATCCCGATCCTGTGCATCACCGGCCAGGCGCCCCGCGCCCGCCTCGACAAGGAAGATTTCCAGGCTGTCGACATCGCCAAGATCGCGGCGCCGGTCGCCAAGTGGGCCGTCACCGTCATGGAGCCGGGCCTCGTTCCCTATGTCTTCCAGAAGGCATTCCACACGATGCGTTCGGGCCGTCCGGGCCCCGTCCTGGTCGACCTGCCGATCGACGTCCAGCTCGCCGAAATCGAATTCGACATCGACGCCTACGAGCCCCTCGAGCCCTACAAGCCGGCTGCGACCCGCGCCCAGGCCGAGAAGGCCCTGACCATGCTGAACGCCGCCGAGCGCCCGCTGCTCGTCGCCGGCGGTGGCATCATCAATGCCAATGCTTCGGACCTCCTGGTCGAGTTCGCCGAAACGGTCGGCGTTCCCGTCATCCCGACCCTGATGGGCTGGGGCACGATCCCGGACGACCATCCGCTGATGGCCGGCATGTGCGGTCTGCAGACCTCGCATCGCTACGGCAACGCCACGCTGCTCGCCTCGGACTTCGTCTTCGGCATCGGTAACCGCTGGGCAAACCGCCACACGGGCAACATCCCGACCTACACGGAAGGCCGCACCTTCGTTCACGTCGACATCGAGCCGACCCAGATCGGCCGCGTCTTCACCCCGGATTTCGGCATCGTCTCCGACGCCGGCGCCGCGCTGAAGGTCTTCATCGAGGTCGCCAAGGAATGGAAGGCCGCCGGCAAGCTGCGCGACTGGTCCGTCTGGGGCGACGAATGCCGCGAGCGCAAGCGCACCATGCTGCGCAAGACGCACTTCAACCAGATGCCGCTGAAGCCGCAGCGCGTCTACGAAGAAATGAACAAGGCCTTCGACCGCGACACCTGCTACGTCTCGACCATCGGCCTCAGCCAGATCGCCGGCGCGCAGTTCCTGCACGTCTACAAGCCGCGCAACTGGATCAACTGCGGCCAGGCCGGCCCGCTCGGCTGGACGCTGCCGGCAGCGCTCGGCGTTCGCGCCGCCGATCCGGACCGTCCGATCGTCGCTCTGTCGGGTGACTACGACTTCCAGTTCATGATCGAGGAACTGGCCGTCGGCGCCCAGCACAAGCTGCCTTACCTGCATGTCGTCGTGAACAACTCGTATCTCGGCCTCATCCGCCAGGCGCAGCGCGGCTTCAACATGGACTTCGAGGTCTCGCTGGCCTTCGACAACATCAACGCGAACGGCGACTCGGAAGCCGGCTACGGTGTTGACCACGTCGCGGTTGCCGAAGGTCTCGGCTGCAAGGCCATCCGCGTCCGCAGCGCCAACGAGTTCCAGGAAGCCTTCAACACGGCCCAGAAGCTGATGAAGGAACACCAGGTTCCCGTCGTCATCGAGTTCATCCTCGAGCGCGTCACCAACATCGCCATGGGTGCCGACATCAACGCCGTCGTCGAGTTCGAGGAACTGGCGGAACGCGGCGAAGATGCCCCGACGGCGACGCTGGCAGCGCTGCTCGACTAA
- the guaD gene encoding guanine deaminase, which translates to MSERLIRGRVLTFVAEPQGIDDKTSYRYFEDGAVLVRDGKVVDAGDYADIGKLAGADVEVADHRPNLVLPGLIDTHLHFPQTQAIASYGAQLLEWLNTYIFVEEQKFANAAHAAAVADRFFDELLSNGTTTAVAYCSVHPESVDAYFSAAEARGMRMIGGKVMMDRNAPDALRDTPQQGYDETKALIEKWHGRGRAHYAISPRFAITSTPEQMEMSQALVAEHPTCYVQTHLSENHDEIAFATSLYPQAKDYTDIYARYGLLNERMLLGHCIHLSDREIAVLAETGSVGVFCPTSNLFLGSGLFDRDRFDKAGARWSVATDVGAGTSFSMLETMDEAYKVLHLRGQKLTPFNSFYRMTLGNARALGLEKHIGSLHAGADADIVVLDSTAKPAMEYRMRTAKSLLEELFVLQTMGDDRCVAEVYVAGTPMKAKGAKRAAAASRLLENA; encoded by the coding sequence ATGAGCGAGCGCCTGATTCGCGGACGGGTGCTGACCTTCGTCGCCGAGCCCCAGGGCATCGACGACAAGACCTCCTACCGTTACTTCGAGGACGGTGCCGTCCTCGTTCGTGACGGCAAGGTGGTGGACGCAGGCGATTATGCCGATATCGGCAAGCTTGCTGGCGCGGATGTCGAGGTGGCCGATCACCGGCCCAACCTCGTTCTGCCGGGCCTTATCGATACGCATTTGCATTTCCCGCAGACTCAGGCGATCGCCTCCTACGGTGCCCAGCTCCTCGAATGGCTGAACACCTATATTTTCGTCGAAGAGCAGAAATTCGCCAATGCCGCCCATGCGGCGGCCGTGGCGGACCGGTTCTTCGACGAACTCCTGTCGAACGGCACCACCACCGCCGTTGCCTATTGCTCGGTGCATCCCGAAAGCGTCGACGCCTATTTCTCGGCGGCCGAAGCGCGCGGCATGCGCATGATCGGCGGCAAGGTGATGATGGACCGCAACGCGCCCGACGCGCTGCGCGACACGCCGCAGCAGGGTTATGACGAGACGAAGGCGCTGATCGAGAAGTGGCACGGCCGCGGCCGTGCGCATTATGCGATAAGTCCGCGTTTCGCCATCACCTCGACGCCGGAGCAGATGGAGATGAGCCAGGCGCTCGTCGCCGAGCATCCCACCTGCTACGTCCAGACCCATCTTTCGGAAAACCACGACGAGATCGCCTTCGCGACCTCGCTCTATCCGCAAGCCAAGGACTATACGGACATCTATGCCCGTTACGGCCTTCTGAACGAGCGCATGCTGCTCGGCCACTGCATTCACCTGAGCGATCGGGAGATTGCGGTTCTTGCCGAAACCGGAAGCGTCGGCGTCTTCTGCCCGACCTCGAACCTTTTCCTGGGTTCCGGTCTCTTCGATCGTGACCGGTTCGACAAGGCCGGCGCGCGCTGGTCGGTGGCGACGGATGTCGGCGCAGGCACCAGTTTCTCCATGCTGGAAACGATGGACGAGGCCTACAAGGTGCTGCACCTTCGCGGCCAGAAGCTGACGCCGTTCAATTCCTTCTATCGCATGACGCTCGGCAATGCCCGCGCGCTCGGGCTCGAAAAGCATATCGGCTCGCTTCATGCGGGGGCGGATGCGGATATCGTCGTGCTCGATTCCACCGCCAAGCCGGCGATGGAATATCGCATGCGCACCGCGAAATCGCTGCTGGAGGAGCTGTTCGTGCTTCAGACCATGGGCGACGACCGCTGCGTTGCGGAGGTCTATGTCGCCGGCACGCCGATGAAGGCGAAGGGTGCAAAACGCGCCGCGGCCGCAAGTCGTCTGCTGGAAAACGCCTGA
- a CDS encoding 2-hydroxy-3-oxopropionate reductase, which translates to MANIGFIGLGIMGTPMARHLQNAGHTVFTSKFFIPPHKDLVDNGLQIVESPKALAETVDTIILMLPDTPEVEDVLFGQNGVSFGLKAGKLVIDMSSISPIATKEFAKKIRETGAEYVDGPVSGGEVGAKNASLSIMAGGSQEAFDRALPLFQLMGKNITLVGDCGDGQVTKVANQIIVALTIEAVAEALVFASKAGADPARVRSALMGGFASSRILEVHGERMVKRTFDPGFRISLHQKDLNLALQGAKTLGVSLPNTASTQELFNQCAAHGDAGLDHSGLVTALERMANHAVA; encoded by the coding sequence ATGGCAAATATCGGTTTCATCGGCCTCGGCATCATGGGCACCCCCATGGCGCGCCACCTTCAGAACGCTGGCCACACCGTCTTCACCTCGAAGTTCTTCATCCCGCCGCACAAGGATCTGGTCGACAACGGCCTGCAGATCGTCGAGAGCCCGAAGGCGCTTGCCGAAACGGTCGACACGATCATCCTGATGCTGCCCGACACCCCGGAAGTCGAAGACGTGCTCTTCGGCCAGAACGGCGTCTCCTTTGGCCTCAAGGCCGGCAAGCTCGTCATCGACATGAGCTCGATCTCGCCGATCGCCACCAAGGAATTCGCCAAGAAGATCCGTGAAACCGGCGCGGAATATGTCGACGGTCCGGTCTCGGGCGGTGAAGTCGGCGCCAAGAACGCATCGCTCTCCATCATGGCCGGCGGTTCGCAGGAAGCCTTCGACCGGGCGCTTCCGCTCTTCCAGCTCATGGGCAAGAACATCACGCTCGTCGGCGATTGCGGCGATGGCCAGGTGACCAAGGTCGCCAACCAGATCATCGTGGCGCTCACCATCGAAGCCGTTGCCGAAGCCCTCGTCTTCGCCTCCAAGGCCGGTGCCGACCCGGCACGCGTGCGCTCGGCGCTGATGGGCGGCTTTGCCTCCTCGCGCATTCTCGAAGTGCACGGCGAGCGCATGGTCAAGCGTACTTTCGATCCGGGCTTCCGCATCTCGCTGCACCAGAAGGACCTCAACCTGGCTCTCCAGGGCGCCAAGACGCTGGGCGTTTCGCTGCCCAACACGGCTTCGACGCAGGAACTCTTCAATCAGTGCGCCGCCCATGGCGATGCAGGTCTCGATCACTCAGGTCTCGTCACGGCGCTGGAGCGCATGGCGAACCACGCCGTCGCATGA
- a CDS encoding glycerate kinase, which produces MPPVADPRAFLENLFSVAVAAADPDKVLAANLPEKPKGRTVVIGAGKGAAQMARAFERLWDAPLTGVVVTRYGYAVACERIEILEAAHPVPDDSGLLASGRLMAAVRGLTEDDLVVALVCGGGSALLPAPAGDLTLADEIAVNKALLASGAPISAMNAVRKQVSRIKGGRLAALAHPARVVSLVVSDIPGDNPALVASGPTIADATTRADALRLIERYRLDLPEAVMRHIRDGKDEPPLPSDARFARNEVKLVASAAVSLEAAAQAAKKAGVEAVILSDAIEGEASEVGRVHAAIAAEVVRRDRPFRKPVVILSGGETTVTIKGKGKGGRNGEFLLSFACATDGLEGLFALAADTDGIDGSEDNAGAFADGTTVARFADKGKDAAEFLSRNDSWSVFDALGDLFVPGPTGTNVNDFRAILIQ; this is translated from the coding sequence ATGCCGCCCGTCGCCGATCCGCGCGCCTTTCTTGAAAACCTCTTTTCCGTTGCGGTCGCCGCCGCCGACCCGGACAAGGTCCTGGCTGCCAACCTGCCGGAAAAGCCGAAGGGCCGCACGGTGGTGATTGGCGCCGGCAAGGGCGCCGCGCAGATGGCCCGCGCCTTCGAGCGCCTGTGGGACGCGCCGCTGACCGGCGTCGTCGTCACGCGTTACGGCTATGCGGTGGCCTGCGAACGCATCGAAATCCTCGAAGCCGCCCATCCCGTGCCCGATGACAGCGGCCTTCTTGCTTCCGGCCGGCTGATGGCCGCCGTACGCGGCCTGACGGAAGACGACCTCGTCGTAGCCCTCGTCTGCGGCGGCGGCTCGGCCCTTCTGCCGGCGCCCGCCGGCGACCTGACGCTTGCCGACGAGATTGCCGTCAACAAGGCCCTGCTCGCCTCCGGTGCGCCGATCAGCGCCATGAACGCCGTGCGCAAGCAGGTCTCGCGCATCAAGGGCGGCCGCCTTGCCGCGCTCGCCCATCCGGCCCGCGTCGTCTCGCTGGTCGTGTCCGATATTCCGGGCGACAATCCCGCCCTCGTCGCCTCCGGTCCCACCATTGCCGATGCGACGACCCGCGCCGATGCGCTCCGTCTCATCGAGCGCTACCGCCTCGACCTGCCCGAAGCCGTCATGCGCCATATCCGCGACGGCAAGGACGAGCCGCCGCTGCCGTCGGATGCGCGCTTTGCCCGCAACGAGGTGAAGCTGGTCGCCTCCGCCGCCGTCTCGCTGGAAGCCGCGGCGCAAGCCGCGAAGAAGGCCGGCGTCGAAGCCGTCATCCTGTCGGACGCCATCGAGGGCGAGGCTTCGGAAGTCGGCCGTGTCCATGCCGCCATCGCGGCGGAAGTCGTGCGCCGTGACCGGCCGTTCCGCAAACCCGTCGTGATTCTTTCAGGCGGTGAAACCACCGTGACGATCAAGGGCAAGGGCAAGGGCGGCCGCAACGGCGAGTTCCTGCTTTCCTTCGCCTGCGCCACCGATGGCCTCGAAGGCCTGTTTGCGCTGGCGGCCGATACGGACGGTATCGACGGTTCGGAGGACAATGCCGGCGCCTTCGCCGACGGGACCACCGTTGCGCGCTTCGCCGACAAGGGCAAGGATGCGGCCGAGTTCCTGTCGCGCAATGACAGCTGGTCCGTCTTCGATGCGCTGGGCGATCTCTTCGTGCCCGGCCCGACCGGCACGAACGTCAACGACTTCAGGGCGATCCTCATCCAGTGA
- a CDS encoding urate hydroxylase PuuD, which produces MYEYAIAWDWIMFAVRWLHVITAIAWIGSSFYFVALDLGLKKHPDLPAGAHGEEWQVHGGGFYHIQKYLVAPAKMPEHLVWFKWESYVTWLSGFGMLCLLYYAGADLYLIDPNVLNVSKPVAIAISLGSLAFGWIMYDLICKSPFGNDNTRLMVALYFILVVVAWGYTQLFTGRAAFLHLGAFTATIMSANVFFIIMPNQRIVVADLIAGRTPDPKYGKIAKQRSTHNNYLTLPVLFLMLSNHYPLAFGTEFNWIIASLVFLMGVTIRHYFNTTHAGTGNPTWTWLATALLFVIIMWLSTVPKVLTGETADAKVSAAQQPFVTAEAFPQVRDTIAGRCAMCHAKEPGWEGIVTPPKGVTLETDAEIANHAREIYLQAGRSHAMPPANVTQVSDEERKLFVAWYESAISGEKTQ; this is translated from the coding sequence ATGTACGAATATGCCATAGCCTGGGATTGGATAATGTTTGCAGTCCGCTGGCTGCACGTGATCACGGCCATCGCCTGGATCGGTTCATCCTTTTATTTCGTTGCCCTCGACTTGGGCCTGAAGAAGCACCCTGACCTGCCGGCAGGCGCCCATGGCGAAGAGTGGCAGGTGCACGGCGGCGGCTTCTATCACATCCAGAAATACCTGGTGGCGCCGGCCAAGATGCCCGAGCACCTCGTCTGGTTCAAATGGGAAAGCTACGTCACCTGGCTCTCCGGCTTCGGTATGCTCTGTCTCCTGTATTACGCAGGCGCGGACCTCTATCTCATCGATCCGAACGTGCTGAACGTTTCCAAGCCGGTGGCCATCGCCATCTCGCTCGGCTCGCTCGCCTTCGGCTGGATCATGTACGATCTCATCTGCAAGTCGCCGTTCGGCAACGACAACACGCGACTGATGGTGGCGCTGTACTTCATCCTCGTCGTCGTCGCCTGGGGCTACACGCAGCTCTTCACGGGCCGCGCCGCCTTCCTGCATCTCGGTGCCTTCACGGCAACGATCATGTCGGCGAACGTGTTCTTCATCATCATGCCGAACCAGCGCATCGTCGTTGCCGACCTCATTGCCGGCCGCACGCCCGATCCGAAATACGGCAAGATCGCCAAGCAGCGCTCCACGCACAACAACTACCTGACGCTGCCGGTGCTGTTCCTCATGCTGTCGAACCACTACCCGCTGGCATTCGGCACGGAATTCAACTGGATCATCGCGTCGCTGGTCTTCCTGATGGGCGTCACGATCCGCCACTACTTCAACACCACGCATGCCGGCACGGGCAATCCGACCTGGACCTGGCTTGCCACCGCCCTGCTCTTCGTCATCATCATGTGGCTCTCCACGGTGCCGAAGGTGCTGACCGGTGAAACCGCCGATGCCAAGGTCTCGGCCGCCCAGCAACCCTTCGTCACGGCGGAAGCCTTCCCGCAGGTGCGCGACACCATCGCCGGGCGCTGTGCCATGTGCCACGCCAAGGAACCGGGCTGGGAAGGCATCGTCACGCCGCCGAAAGGCGTGACGCTCGAAACGGATGCCGAGATCGCCAACCATGCACGGGAAATCTACCTGCAGGCCGGCCGCTCGCATGCCATGCCCCCCGCCAACGTGACCCAGGTCTCGGACGAGGAGCGCAAGCTCTTCGTCGCCTGGTACGAAAGCGCGATCAGCGGCGAGAAGACCCAATGA